One Salvia splendens isolate huo1 chromosome 1, SspV2, whole genome shotgun sequence genomic window, CTCAAACGTCTCATCCCCGACCACACCAAGAAGTGAATCCTACGGGTCTTTTGAGAGCGAGCTCATGAGTGTATCAACGAGATGAAGTTGCTGTATATGCTGGTGCGAGGTCAAAGATGAAAGGCGAATatagtttcaagtttcaactgGTTCTTGTATATGGATTTGCATACAGTTAGGTATTAGATCATATATATTTCCAGTTTGCATTTATCCATATTCTAAATGGAAACCTGCAAACTGCACAAAATTTTAGAAGATTGTTCGGtacacatattttttttctccccAAATACATATTTGTAAGCAACACATAAGCCACAGAATCTTGATGTTCTAATTCAATCAGAGCAGAGCTGCTAATGCTCTCTTTGTAAGATCAAGATTTCCATTTTTTCTGCAGGCAGAGAGCAACTTCTTTGTTTCATTGGATCTCTCCCCTGTTTGAAACGTGGCCGTTTCTTGTTTTTGCTATTTATGTCGGCTTCGCTGTCAATCACGATTCACGGCGGTCTCTCTTGAACAACCTACGCCACTACCATTGATTGAAACATTGATTAAATGCCtttcacaattaaataaatgacTATATGGTTATGATATAATTGCAGCAAGATACAAATGTTCTAGTACAAGTTTCAGAACAAAGAAATAGGAGTACCACATTTTTAGTaacaagatataactaatcgtAAAGATGTGCAATGTCCAACTTTAATTAGtctaaatactctctccgtcatAGGACTGggtaaaaataccgaaatactgcccttaccgtatcgaaaaaataccaaaaataccgaatttttggtataccgtaatTTTCGGTAGGATATCATACCTTACCGAtttatttcggtacggtaacggtatgaattttcatataccgagGTATACCGGGGTATACCgaaaatacggtatataccgtaattttaggtatataccgaaaatatGGTATACACCAtaattttcggtatataccgatatcaatatatgccaaattatatcaagtatattcatacttttaccaaacaaataaatatttacatgtAGGTTGTCGGGTAatcatgtaaatataaaatcaaataaactcaATTAGGAAAACTTGATATCGTTGAATCAATTAGtttcaaacaaatataagattttagttaaattagttCCAAACAAATATTGTTGAACGTTATGTGATTGCGTGGAGTTTAATTGTTgcagttttttttattgaatatgtttgagtttgattaaatttcatgttttctaagtattttttaaattttattttcatttgtgtttgtatttagaattatttacaaaataatgatattttggtatgtcGTATTGTAGTCCGATATACCGTAAAACTCTGGTATACcgtaaaagtacggtataccgaatttagatatgacatactgaaaataaggtatggtatcgatattgaaatttgtcataccgaaaataaggtatatcgaagttcggtataccgaaaattttggtaaggtacatgtatgattttttctcatatcgaattttcggtaaggtatacggtatgatggtttcggtaaggtataccgtacctacccacccctactctgtcccataaaaatatatgcactttctatttttgttcgtCCTACAAAAATGTGtgcatttcattttcaaaaagttatatcaatttaataatgtaggtcccacTATCCATTAACACTATTTAACTACCATCCtcatcatctctcttattttaccaaatttatCTTAATTCCCTTGTCATactcattgcccatatttttatgggcgGAGAGAGTACAAAATATACGTAtgaatgaaaataaatttacattaattatatatcaccgtcccatagaaatagaccatattttcttttttgtccaGTCCAGAGAAATAGTCGAGATTCatttatgataatttttttcttcttctctcctactttattatttgtgaatttcaactgtttttctcctactttattatttgtgaatttcaactatttttcttctactttattatttgtgaatttcAACTGTTTTTCTCCTTTATTTCATTGTATAGAGTGTAATGTCacaaatttgatttatttattgaataaagaacCATATCACAAATTTTCAAAATACTACACACCTCATCCAATTCGATcatctctctcacacacacagtGAATCGTTCGTCAAAATTCGACCGTGCGATCAAACACCCAATCAGAAAGAGAGAGAGCACAAATTTAAGAATTAAGACATTCAATCATCAGTGACACAccaaaaatagagaaaaaaccTGAAACGCTAAATTTTTCGCCCGACCAAAACGATGTCGTCTAACAGCGACAGCCCGTCGTCTCCCGCGGCCGCCGCAGCTGTCGACACTACACCGTTGCTCGGCGACCAGAGCCCCAGCAATCGCTCCTCCGGCTTCATCGGGCGCGTGCCCAGCCTCCGCGGCGCCACCCACTTCCTCCGCCGCGCCAGCAGCCGCGGCCGCTCGATGCGCGAGCCCTCCGTCCGCGTCCGCGAAGCTGCGGCCGAGCAAATCGAGGAGCGCCAGAGCGATTGGGCCTACTCGAAGCCGATAGTGACACTGGACCTCGTGTGGAACCTCGCCTTCGTCGTCGTCTCGATCTCCGTCCTCATCATGAGCCGCGATGAACGCCCCTCGATGCCGTTGCGTCTCTGGATCGTCGGCTACGCGCTCCAGTGCATTCTTCATATGGTCTGCGTCTGCGCCGAGTACATGAAGAGGTATTCCCACCGGAATTCGGAGGATAGTGGGAGAGGGCGGGTTGACTACGCCCGGAATTACTCCAATTCCAGCTCCGGAAGTGATGACGTGGAATCCGGGGGTTATTCTTCAGAGCACCGACAGACTGATGATGAAACTAGGTAAACTTCAATTTTTCTGATTTCAATTTTTGGGTTTTTAGGAATTCTTTGGGGGTGATTTTCAATTTACCCTTATCCCCCATTGTTTTCAATTGCAACAATTTTTCGTGATTTTGGAGCTGAATGTTATATTCAGATTGTGGAATCAATGATCCGTTaatgcttgatttgattgcagTTATCACTAAAGGGAAACTAATGAATTTGATAGAATCAAGTTAGTTTCTCCTGTCTTTCAAATGAGGCAAAATAGATAGGATGAAAGGAAGATTATGTTTGTAAATTTAGAAGTGATTAGGAACAGAAAACATGTTTATTGCCGTTTCCCCTACTTGAATCTGATGCTCAACCCGATTAACAAGTCATAAATGGCTATGGTTCCTGGAAATGGTGATCAGAGACTGAGTTACAGTTATTGATCGAGTATTGGTTACATGATATTTTTGTCTGGTAGAGTAGTGTTTAGATTTGCTTCACGACGGTGATAATTGAATTCGGTAATACGTACGTGCTTGTATAGTTCCAAAGGTTACATGCTTTAAGTAGTAGGAAACAAATTCTGTTCTGTTTTGTTATAAGGTGCTCCCGTGATAGTCGTTGCTGATGGATTTATATAACGGACACCACGTAATGTTTACCATCGTATTATCTTGTTGCTGTTTCTTATGTTTTATCAGGTTTTTTATTAGTTATGTTGTTATGATTTTGGCTTTGTCCTTGCTTTGATCGCTATGTATACATCCCATATGCATAGAGGAGAAAATGGAATCAGTAGGTCATGTATAGAGATAAGGAATTGATAATGGTGATTCTATGTTGATTTCTTTCTGGCAGTGTTGCTAAACATCTGGAGTCTGCTAATACTATGTTCTCGTTCATTTGGTGGATAATTGGGTTCTATTGGGTATCTGTTGGTGGCCCGGATTTGACAGCTGAATCGCCACAGCTTTACTGGTGCGAGCAAGTTATTTTTTGTTGATGCTGCTGGGATCACGACACACTTTTTTGTTCTTTTATGTGTTATCAATGTTGTATTTTGCAGGCTTTCCATTGCATTCTTGGCATTCGATGTGTGCTTCGTTGTGCTTTGTGTTGCCGTGGCGTGTATAATTGGAATTGCTGTTTGCTGCTGTTTACCATGTATCATTGCAATCTTATATGCAGTTGCAGATCAGGTAAATTTTTACGTCGAATCTAGGGTGACGCTTTTCTCCCTTGATTGAAAAAAACTCCATGTTACTTGTTCCATTATTAAGTGAAGATGCTGTATATGTGTTGTGTAATGATTTAAGTCATGAAAATATTGTACCGAGTTACAGTGTGAATTGGACCACCTGTATCGTAAATCTTCTATGACTGTTTGAATGTGTACTTCTGCCTCCGTTGTAACCAGTCACCTTCAAAACCAAAATGAGAGAATATGATACTGGAAGAGGACTTTATTGATTTATTCGACACTATATTACAGGACGGGGCTACTAAGGAAGACATTGAGAGACtaccaaaattcaaatttcgaaAAATTGGTGACTTTGAGAAGCAAAATGGTGAAATTCAAGAATCATTCGGAGGAATAATAACTGAATGTGACACTGATTCTCCCACAGAGCATGTTCTACCTCTGGATGATGCTGTATGTCTTACTAGACTCTAAATCGTTATGTTTCTTTATTTGTTGGGCTTTACAGATTTTATGCTAGATCTCAAGGGGTGCTTTAGTTTTCGTTAAGCTATCTATCTCCACTTAGCTAGCGTCTGGTTGGGAAAATCCTCGACCGTGCAGAATAAAATTAAAACGTCACCATTTGGTTGCTTGATGACATCTAAATGTTCTTCTGATTATAGGAATGTTGTATTTGCCTTTGTGCCTATGATGATGGGGCAGAACTGCGCAAACTCCCATGCCGTCATCATTTTCACTCAGCCTGCATAGACAAGTGGCTGCACTTAAATGCAGTCTGCCCTCTCTGCAAGTTCAATATACTGAAGAATGGCAGTCAAGTCGACAGCGAAGAAGCATAATCGAGGGATCTATAAATGATCAGCCAGGAGAGTCGTTTAACTTTGTGTTGGATGACTATAGCTTTCCTGATGCCAGGTAACACCATGAGAGCTGCTTGTTGTGTGCCTTTGATACCCTTTTGGTGCTTTCTTAATGCTGATTGTATATGTTTTCTTACAAAGAGTTTTTGTGGAACTTCTTGTTTCATGTAACATTCCAGATATATTTAGAATTAGGCTGTATGTAATACCAGTTTGTGATGTTAAAGAAAACTCATTTGGAGATAAAGCTGAAATCATCTGTGTTCAAATGTGTGTATACACATTTGTATGACATTAGGTAGGTGGTTGTGAAATACTAGTAATGAACTATTTAAATGCTTTTGGTTGTAGAAACCAAATTCTTTTTTCTCAACGAACACATATTCAATTTGCTATATAGGACGTATATAAATTCACTTTAAAATACACGGAAAGCCACGTGCCCATTTTGTAGACGTCCGATCTTAAAATTGCGCAATCTAGATTCGGTCTTAGTTGACATATATTGGATCGTCCACAATTGATACATGAAACTAACTTAATGTCTATGGGGttttcggtttgcaagattgtatcccgagattaaatatgtagtgtgtttggttcatgagattcaatcccacaactcaatcctagatggataatcatgggataattagtcatagctaaacctctatgactaaaataatctcacaactcaatcttagattatatcttggtattattttatctagaaaaTCGAACGCCGCCATAGGATAAAGGAATCCTAGTCACAGTTCCAATAGCAATGACCTTGCCTCTTTGATCTCTGTCACCTATTGGTTGATGCTTCAAATCCTTCTACTTATTTGTCGCAATCTAAATTGAAAATATTGAATCCGCCACAATCGATATGTAAAACGAAATTAATATTTATGGGAAACGGGAATACCACGAGCAATGGCCTTGCCATCTACCTTCGGAACTCGGGACCAAGGCTCCCCTTGCTCGGGGCTGATGACTCTGACTGAGAGGTTGACTATCCCATCTTCCCGCCATTCGCACCCTTCAACCTGTAGCTCAAAAAACTGAAATGATTCACGGGCAGAACCCCGCCCGAGAATTCATAGATGGGTATGTTGGCTGCCCCAATGAGCCTACTGCCTGCGCGCCTCCATTATTAGGAAAGCATTGGCATGCAACTCCATCACCAGCTTCTAATTCCATGTTGGGTAGCTCCCACCCTCCCTATCTGTACTCGTTGATCGCGAATTGAATGTGTCAGATCTTACGACGACGAAAACATCTTTCTTGACAAAGATGTTTATGCCTAACCTCAAACCCTCGGCAGAAATAACGGTGACCTTGATCGTCATTGCATGATTCTACTTGTAATGCCAGAAGGAGTGTATGTGTGTGCGCGCATGTATTGATCGAGGAGAAATTAGAGTCTTTATGTGTCGCATGCAATATGAAacatataaaatgataatcaaaTAACGAGCTATATAATTGGTGGGCAAAATGATAATCAATTATATAACACGTTAAttgattatcattttatatgtCCCTAGTGCATGTGACACATAAAGACCCTAATTTCTCCTCTGAGCaatatattttgtgttgtgCTTATGAGAATGAGAATAGGAAGGGATCCAACGTTTTTGACTACATACTATTGTTCTACTTTCTCCTATGCAAGTTGATCTAACTTGTCACATTCGGACATATTAAATGGTTACTTCTACTTCtattattgacattttattTGCGTCATATATTTCATATTGTCTGAAATTACAACCATCTCAATTTCATGATGGGTCCACCGTTCTATTAAGCAAAATTAGAATTGAACTGAAATTAGAATTCTATGGTATTGAATTTGAAGGAATTAAGTTActcaattccaaatcctttgttaaataaaaatgatgtacttgatatgaaattgaatttgaagaaactATATAGTGTATGCATGTGCAAGTGAGGATAGTGTGTGTGCAAGTGAGTATAGTGTGTGTGCATGTGTAGTGTGTACTATAAGAAGGCACCTAATTTGATAACTATTTGGAATTATAATTATCTACTTTTAAGATAGAACTCAGATTGTTGAATTGAAAGGAATTTGAATTGTAATTTAACCCCAAATCTAGATTATTTGTGGTACTAAATATtgatttggaattgaaggctCCAATTCTAATTCTAAAGGCCCAATTCCATGAAAGGAATTGCATAttttaatatagtactactaatataCTCCTCCCGTCCTAGACTACTTGAGACGCGTC contains:
- the LOC121794509 gene encoding E3 ubiquitin-protein ligase At1g12760-like → MSSNSDSPSSPAAAAAVDTTPLLGDQSPSNRSSGFIGRVPSLRGATHFLRRASSRGRSMREPSVRVREAAAEQIEERQSDWAYSKPIVTLDLVWNLAFVVVSISVLIMSRDERPSMPLRLWIVGYALQCILHMVCVCAEYMKRYSHRNSEDSGRGRVDYARNYSNSSSGSDDVESGGYSSEHRQTDDETSVAKHLESANTMFSFIWWIIGFYWVSVGGPDLTAESPQLYWLSIAFLAFDVCFVVLCVAVACIIGIAVCCCLPCIIAILYAVADQDGATKEDIERLPKFKFRKIGDFEKQNGEIQESFGGIITECDTDSPTEHVLPLDDAECCICLCAYDDGAELRKLPCRHHFHSACIDKWLHLNAVCPLCKFNILKNGSQVDSEEA